AATGTGAAGCATTAATTTCTATCTCTTCGATCCCAAAGATTACGATGCATGCATCATTCGCTAGATAAATGTATATGTATTGCCAAAATTTAAATCTTGCGAAAggatttttgttctttttttttttctagtgtAGTTAATTTCACGTACGCGTTGGCTTTACTATGACTAAAATATGTACAATTTACTTTTCATAAAAAGTTTTCATACTCCATAAAAGAagcattaatttaatattttcttagtCCCAAGTTCATGCTGgtatttttctaatataaaatttaggaAAGTGATGTTTAGTAAGTTACATAAagaactaataaaatataaagagaataaaactaaaaaagcaaaaagaaataaaagaatgaagtaaacatattaaaaggattaatttttgtaaaaaaaaaaagattactCATTTAGTGTGGAACGTAACAAAAGAATGAACTCATTCACTTGGACAGAATGAGTCTATATGtaaattttgtcataaaataatactccctccgtcccattaaaaatgcaacgtttaTTTTTGCGCacttgttttggaaaaattataataaataactaaagtggtgaaaaaataaagtaagagatggaATAATGTAGAAGAGAGTCccctttatattattctcttttttactttattttttctccactttaactatttattattatttttttaaaacatgtgtgaaaaaacaaacgtttcatttctaatgggacagagtgAAAGTACTACAATAGAGAAGTAGagtgtaatcaattgctaactaattaccaattccaaattgagaccaatttttaaccattggattagaagatcttgtggttaatataatgccaagtgtaatatattttaaatttaaataattattaattaaattaaaagggtattaatgtcaaatcctatatgtagtaattataactaactactttctctctcctcaaaatcatctcaaatctttaaatttacgtaactctctcaatttaaattattttttcacaaaaaatatatcaaattaaagataatttaataaggattccaacgagatctcaattgcatatgttccgacgacgttcggatgatgaaatttgatatttttcattttagtttttgtaaatgttgatacccagatttttatcaacaaatatatcaaaaaatctcaataaaaccatgtaaaaatctcaataaatatgtgttaatattttcttgtactaatgttgatattcttatatcatattgttgatatttgtaatacacaatgttgatataaaaaaacacccacgaaaattatcatatgataacataatgacgatattacccttttgttgatattttgtctactatttattgagatttgtgagctttaatctcatccactcattttaaaatccaaggatggagatttagtcttgattttggattagggtgctataagcatcaGAATAAGACCCTAGAgaagtaatataaaaattatatgtactttctcttccatttttttcctCATTACTTTGTTTCCTCATTTTTCAGAAAAAGTAGCGACTCCGAAACTACCTTTGCCGTCACTGTCACGGCCGCCGCCAATGCCAGTGCCGGGTCCTAGACATGCCGGCCGTTAGCTACAAAAGCTACATTCATATCTCATTTTGTatttggaatttatttaaaaaattggttttGAACTTATAGGGCTCTTCActaatttatactattgtttCGAGCTTGTATGACTCTATACTGTTATGTTTGTTGTACGCCGCGAATTAAATGAgaattactctattttttctctaagtCAATTTTCggagaatgaaaaataatattttaaagttgtagtatttattttggatcTAAATAAGTTGGTCCAACgcttgaaaatattttggacTACAGCTTAATATACCTACCCCTCAATTTTACtaacaataataacaaaacgaattagaaaattttcaagaaCCAATTTTTAACACGTTTTAAATTGGCCAAGAGTGAAGGTGAACGACACGACCCTTTATGAGTTGTGCGTATTTTCCCAACCAGATCCGATCCAATCCTTATCTCTGTCGAAATTTAAACTGAAGTGGTTATTGATAAATCTTTGTGGATATGTAGGAGTGTTAAGTAGTCtgatttaaaaattatcaaacaaaTCCATTGAAGATGAAAGTTTAGCCTGCCCGAGTTGCATCGATTCATTTGCATGCAAATAGGCCCAAGATTGCAGATAATTAAATGGACCTATAAACAAAGAGAATAGCCCGTGAAAAATTATTAGGAcgaatatttatgaaaatgttgataaatagtactccttcgtcctttcaattttatcatatttttccattttcgtttgtcccataaaatttgtcacatttcacatttttatcatttttgtttgtgGACCTCATTtctcactaactcattctcaactcatattttattataaaaactaatatataaaagtaggactcactctccactaactttttcaactcactttcattacatttctttaaaCTCGTGTATGataaatgtgacaaaattgaaggaccgagggagtatattaGTCAGACGACAGAATAAATAGATGAAAAGTGTTGATCAAtattaagtagttttgattttttttttcttctacacaattcaaataatttgtctTTGTTTATGTGCTAGACTTAGTAATATTaagttttattcttttttttaactctCACTTAAATTTCgcaatttttaaatcaataaGCTCAATTTATCATTAAGCTTCTTAGTTCGCTTGAAAACTCGACATTTGCATCACTGTAAGCCACAAAGATCAAAGTTAAATCCAACGCACTAATTCTTCTTTCATGTCGAAAGTCAAAAGTCAAAACCATCCGCGCaccaaatttgaataaaatgtactacCAAATACTATTAATACTTATTCTCtccttccaaaaaaaaatagagcatatttactattactatttttattgtccataaaaaatagagcaaattaaaaaatttcaacaaacaaTAAccatacacatcattccacaaTACTActtctcactttttttttttcttctcacttactttaccaattttatattaaaactcgtgtcatatatcaattgttttacttttttaagacagagggagtattattttattgaaacgGTTTGGCTTTCGTGTTCATTAAACCATTAACGTCATATCTTGCCTGTTGAAAAAAAGAGGACATGCCACAATCAACACAAAGAAAATGCACCTCTTTAatgattttaacttttaactaattaatgaaACTGGAAAATAAAGTTTGACTTTGAATCATTGGTTCCAAAACAATTACTTACtttaattgtatttgttttagcccgatataattaaattagtaaacaTTAATGCCAATATAACAAATATTCTCTTCTTGCGTCTCTGACCCTCCGAAATCAACTATGTTGCACTTGCGGGCATAGCAAATATTCTCTTGCCCACGGAGATTGgttccatttttcatttcggtaTGTCTTTTCAAGTAGCCTCATTTTTAATAACACGAAAACTTTTTCTggatattttctctttcagATTTTACACAtgagtttttcattttctatcatAGTAAGTACTATTTTactaattgcatatttaaatatgtttcATCTACAAGtgagattaaatttttgttcatCTTTCCCATTTTACAtgagtttttcattttctattactactatattttatcgattgtgtattaaaatgtctTTTGTAAGTGAGACTAATTTTCGTGGGAGGAATATATATTAAGACAACGTCATCAAAATAGAAATGCGAAAAGGCATTACCATCTATGAATGCAAGCTAAGAATTTCTTGGCAACTTTCAAGTGGAGTGGAATATTTGTTGGAGAACGTAAATTTTCGGTAAATTGATCTTCAACTCTTCAAACACGCAAAACTTATAAAACTGAACAtagaaaatgaagtaataatacCTTGACTTTTTCTTTGTAgcaagattttatttattcccCCAATCCTTCTTATTATATCAACTATATAAATTGTAGCGAACCCATATAAGAACCTCAGTATTTTAACAAGttggtttaattaattagagaaaatCTTAGTTTGGAGAGATGATGATATTGGCGAGAAACATAGTGATTCTTATCATTACCATAATATTGCTTGTTTTTTCAGAAGCAAGATCAATTGCATTTTCAGgtatcatcatcttctttatCTAGATTTAATCCAGgctcgtgtgtgtgtgtgtgtgtgttatttttaaaattaaaattgatgtcataaaatcaaatgtgATGTGGTAACAAAATTGCATTGTTTTAACgatgatgttttaatttaacACCCACgatataattaatgatattattttgcaCAGAGTAGTGTATTTTGTTGTGGcattctatttaatttgatgttgcaaagtagttttgattttgatgatagTAGAATTGtgaaaatcgaaaaaatatgattataaattttaatttctggaTTGACTAGAAGTTAACAACAAAATTGCTATTCAAATGacaataatttcttatttttatttaagtatcGAATAGGTTGATTCTCAAATTTTAGAACTTCAAATACTTTGATTCTTAAATATTATTGAATGTCGAATACTTTGATTCTTAAATTTTAGAGCTTTAAcggtaattttataaatgttgGTTTATTTGTgatgtttttaaattaactaattgGCAGTCATttgaatagaaatttaatcttttttttttttataaatgaaatttaaaatttctctttgttataattaatttgatgtatttCCAGAGCTGGCGTCCGTTGATGCAGCTTCCCGTGATCCaacaccgccaccgccaccgccggCATATGCACAGTCGcctcataattaattagattatgcCAAATATATCTGATGAGAgtgcatttttatataaatagagaaataatcTTATGTTTGCCTCAATTTAAATTCCAAAACGTAGcaagtgttttatttttatttttaactccataattttcttattatttgttAAGACTGGGCGgcctaaattaatttattacttcaacAAATCGTGCACACTaatacacacaaaaaaaaaaaagatatgtGCCTTGacggagtactattttattcacAAAGACTTGTTGCGTGCAAAATTCTCAGTTGTTAACTTTATGATTTATATAAGTTTCAATACAGTATTTTATTAGctgtcatttttaataatcGATCTGTTCTGCATATAAGCATGTATACTATGTGGTTTACTCAGATTTGATTTATACTAGATCAAAGACATTGGAGCAActatctttaaaataattgatattgttAGACGAAATCAATTTCTGACCATTCTGATTCATCTGCTGGGAGTAAATCACTAAGTTCCAAAAATTAGGAATTGTCCTAACTTACCAacttattttagtttttttggCTCAACAATGTAATACGTAGTTGTTTAAATAAGTATGATTTGATTATcataactaattatcacaCGATAATCTatttaggattaagttgtaagattattttagttgaaagGATGTGGCTATGACTAATGTATATCACATGATTATGTATctaaattaagttatgagattcaatcttatgaaccaaacaaaatacatatttaatcatgagatataaTTTTGCAAATCGAACAGTCCGAACATTAATACAtcttataaaaaattcatctAAACCATGAAAACATTTATATGTGCATGTGTGCCAATTCGGCATCACATTCAGAGTATCATGGAACAATTCTCTCTGTCTGCGATAGAAGTCccgttttctattttcatccgtccgtgaataagaATCTCGAtttataattatcataaatagtaaaaaggcACTACATTACaccaactcatttcactcacatatcatttaaaactactaatatatacaagtgagactcatattccactaactttcttccacccactttttttaacattttttaaaatccatgccgacaagaaatgaaactcctattcgcggaccgAAAGAGTATACTAGTCATACTTTAGTTGTTACTATATCACTTCCAATCTTCCATGATTAAGTCGATCCAAACAAATGCCTGTCATTTTCCAATAAACAATTAAGAATCTGTTAGTATTCATTTACTATTATTACTACCAGTCTGAATACTTTGACCTTAAGACCTGAGAGTTGGAACCTTCCATAGCCTTTCTTTctttgataattattttttaaatagcGAAATTCGCCATTGTAGACCTTCATCTCTTCCACGCCTCCAATTTTGTAGGCATTCATTCATTTTGTATGTACCTATAAATTCTCCCTCtccttatttatatatagataaagCTACTGCATTAAATcgtaaattaattatactcacatttcattgaGATAAAATGGCGGCGATTCCATCGGTGAAGCTCGCTGGAGTGGAGAAGGCGATGCCGGTGATAGGCATGGGAACTATGTCGTTCCCGGCCGCGGACCTTGAGACAACGAAGGCGGCCGTGCTGGATGCGATCAGGGCCGGGTACCGCCACTTTGACACGGCGTTCGCCTACGGATCTGAGAAGGCACTTGGCGAGGCTGTGGCCGAGGCCCTGCGCCTCGGCCTTGTGGAGTCGCGGAGCGACCTCTTCATCACCACGAAGCTGTGGGCCAGCTTCGCGGGGCCCGGCCAGGTCGTGCCTGCTTGCAAAATGAGCCTATGGTAAGTAAGGGTCCTTTCCTTTTGACTTAAATAGTCTCGATTATATTGTTGTGTCAGACAAAGTTCTGGCTCATACTCGCCAATTCAAACTGATACTATGATAGTACTACCttttaaaatcaattggtgataggagtTGTAGTCCATATCTGACCCAGCTAGATTGAGTCTGCTTGTAAAATGTGCATTTCCTTCTGACTTATATAATGGTTCGGTTATCTTGATCAACTTTTTTTATGCTTCGCCCCAACTATATTGCTTGATGAGTTAAAATTTCAGCTGATAATTAACGATCCGATCTGATATCATGATAGTATACTTTGAAACTAATTGATGATAATCAACTATCCGATCTGATATCAATTTTCTCTTCATATATATTGATGTGTGATATTTATTTGTTGCAGGAATTTGAAACTTGAGTATGTGGATATGTACCTGATCCATTGGCCGGTGAGGTTGACGGAGGCGGTGTCGAAAACTCCGGTGCCGGAGGAATTGGTTCAGGCTTTGGATATGAAGGTGGTGTGGGAAGGCATGGAGGAGTGTGTGAATTTAGGGCTAACAAAGGGAATTGGTGTTAGTAATTTCTCATGCAATTTGCTTGAACAGCTCATCTCCATTGCCAAAATCCCTCCTGCGATCAATCAAGTCAGTCTTTCTCTCTATACATATGAATTATAAAATGTCTCAATTGAGATcgatatagttttttttttactttaaatatgagtattacatgtattatatgatgaaatatgagtgaatTGGTTAGTGAAATAGAAGTATgtgctatttttatttgaaaaatggtTAGTGAAATAGGAGtatgtgatatttttatttgaaaaatggaGTGTGACATGTAACTTTGAGATACATATTTAGAATTGAAGCTTTTGATTCTAGATTATTGTTTGatctataaaaatatcttaatttgAACGtggatataaatttaaattcatttagttttttatataGTGAAAGTTATATATGGAATTATAAATAGTTGTTAAATGAGTATTTTCAAACATAATTTACTTAACTTCACCAAACTATAATGATTTATAATTCAAGTCCCAAATCCATTATACCAAACGCatcctaattttttatttgtgatttgttAGGTGGAGCTGAACCCATCTTGGCAACAAAAGAAACTGAGGGATTTCTGCAATGAAAAAGGCATTCATATCACAGCATATTCTCCTCTTGGTGCAAACAACACAAAGTGGGGAGACAACAGAATATTGGGAAATGATGTTTTAGCAGATATTGCTAAAGCAATGGGAAAAACCACAGCTCAGGTACTTGACACTCCCaatcttcatttttctatttactaCTAATtcagtaataataatattaatttagagCATTTGATGTTGAGTATGGATATGAAAGGAAGTTAATTAATCCCAACAGCGGCGATCCAACTCGCCCGCTACCCGAGGTTATCGTATTTTAGGCCCAATTCGAATCTTGAGTCGACTACAATTATGTTTCTTTATATTTgtctataaataaatgttatattGCTTGTATCAATATCCGCAAGTTATAGTGAAAATAATTGGCTTGGTATCACCTAGATGCAACGTATCGAACTGTGTAAGCAATATCATATGTATGTGCTAAATTCCTGACATTTGACAGGTGGCATTGAGGTGGGTGTATGAGCAAGGAGTGAGCATAGCAAGCAAGAGCTTTAACAAAGAGAGGATGAgacaaaatcttgaaatattTGATTGGTGTCTTAGTGATGAAGACTTGGACAAAATAAGCCAACTCCCACAAACCAAAGGAGTCACTTTGGCTGCTGCTTTGGGACCCCATCCTCTTGTTTTGGAGATAGATGCATCAATTTAGATTTTAGTTTCTTTATAAACAACCCACATACAAacacttttcttttgtaattctctctattcaataaaattacttttcaTTTCCACATCTATTTGATTGTAAAGTGATGTTTTTGGTTGAGCACCATAATCATGTGTTAACCTCAATTGATTTGACAATCAAGATTGCTTTGAAATTTTGGTAGGTGTCTACTTCTCAAGTGGCCTGGGCCAGGTTCGGTGAGGCTCGATAGTGTCGAGATCCTTTGTGTGAAGTGGGCCGAGCTGGGTTGAGTTTGAAATGTTTTATAAGTTCATAAAAGTAAACTTAATAAAAACTTCTAATGGGCTCGGGCCGGAGCCTGTCCTAGGTTTATTTAAAGGCTCAATTGAACCATACTACACCCGATAAAGCGATCTTTTTGTTCTTATGGTGGTGGCCCGACTCATACCAGATCGATTCAATTCATTTGATAACTCTAATATCTCATATTGTGATAATCAAATTTACATGATATTTACTTGTAAGCccattattttaactttaaaatgaTAGACATTATTATAGACCCGAATTGtgagatttataaatttgatggTGTTGATGATATTTTACGAGGTATTTgaatatcaaacaaaataaaaattaaaaaaatcagcagGGATTAAATATCATcaagttattttattgaagaaaCTAATTTGGGTAACATTTAAAAGATGCGCCTAATAAAGCCTAATAAGTATATGGTCTTcgtgttttgattttataataggTCCAGAATCAGGCATCTATACGCAACatcttgataatatttttttctgtaattttattttttcttaaaacttttGATGGAAGAATAGGCTTCCCGTCTAcgatactttaattttttttttcactttaataCGTCCCAAAAATTAACATTATCATCTATCTTTAGATAACAATGTTCTAATATAGTACTTCCTTCATccccaaaaaatatacattttaggttcgacacgagttttaatgcaaaactgataaaataagagatatgtagaaataaaaaataattaaagtattgttaatggAGAATGGGTCTCACCACATTAGAAAGAAAGgagtttctaaaatttgaaagtgcatatttttatgggacagactaaaaaggaaagcgtgcatattcttgtgacacgaagggagtatatttaatattttatactgaaaatattagtaaaagcTAATGAATGATAGAAAAATAACGTAGAACACAAATCTTGACcgttaataatattaaattaaattaaattaaatgtcaataaatcaattatttttaaaaaacttaaatattaaaaaaaaagtgttcatcaaaatatttttaacttttctatTGTTGGTTTTAGGGAGTTACAAGAGATAATcgggcgtaatacaacccaaaaaggaatacagaAAAGAACTGAAACGAAAAATACAAATGGAAATCGAAACTACAAACTTTAGAACAGGaaatagccgagtcgaggaggcctctttccgcaagacgagatacgccccggtagtgctcttcggattggcgtttcgtccccaaagataaaacggctgcGTCTCGgtgaagcagcaccgctatcagcagagctccggcgaactggatggaggagagggcgagcttcgacagaagaacaatgcgagagagagagagagagagcttatGATGCAGAA
The genomic region above belongs to Salvia hispanica cultivar TCC Black 2014 chromosome 3, UniMelb_Shisp_WGS_1.0, whole genome shotgun sequence and contains:
- the LOC125212614 gene encoding D-galacturonate reductase-like, producing the protein MAAIPSVKLAGVEKAMPVIGMGTMSFPAADLETTKAAVLDAIRAGYRHFDTAFAYGSEKALGEAVAEALRLGLVESRSDLFITTKLWASFAGPGQVVPACKMSLWNLKLEYVDMYLIHWPVRLTEAVSKTPVPEELVQALDMKVVWEGMEECVNLGLTKGIGVSNFSCNLLEQLISIAKIPPAINQVELNPSWQQKKLRDFCNEKGIHITAYSPLGANNTKWGDNRILGNDVLADIAKAMGKTTAQVALRWVYEQGVSIASKSFNKERMRQNLEIFDWCLSDEDLDKISQLPQTKGVTLAAALGPHPLVLEIDASI